The Streptomyces sp. A2-16 sequence CCCTGCCACCCCTCACGCCTCGCGAGAGCCCGCGTACATCTCCTCGATGAGGTGCTTGTACTCCCGCTCCACAACCGGCCGCTTCAGCTTCAGACTCGGCGTGATCTCCCCGTGCTCCACGTCGAGATCCCGCGGCAGCAACCGGAACTTCTTGATCGTCTGCCACCGCTGAAGCCCCTCGTTGAGCTGCTTCACATAGCCCTCGACCATGGACACGGTGACGGGGGCGGCGACGACCTCGGCGTACGGCTTGCCCTCGAGCCCGTTCTCCTTGGCCCACTCCAGGATCGACACCTCGTCCAGGGCGATGAGCGCGGTGCAGAAGTTACGGTCCGCCCCGTGCACCAGGATGTTGGAGACGTACGGGCACACCGCCTTGAACTGCCCCTCGACCTCGGCGGGCGCGATGTACTTGCCGCCGGACGTCTTGATGAGGTCCTTCTTGCGGTCGGTGATCCGCAGATACCCGTCGGGCGAGAGCTCTCCGATGTCCCCGGTGTGGAACCACCCGTCGGCCTCGAGGACCTCGGCGGTCTTCTCGGGCAGCCCGTGGTAGCCCTCCATGATCCCGGGGCCGCGCAGCAGGATCTCCCCGTCGTCGGCGATGCGGACCTCCGTGCCGGGCAGCGGCTTGCCCACCGTGCCGGTGCGGTAGGCCTCGCCCGGGTTCACGAAGGAGGCCGCCGAGGACTCCGTGAGGCCGTAGCCCTCGAGGATGTGGATGCCCGCGCCGGCGAAGAAGTAGCCGATCTCGGGGGCGAGCGCGGCGGAGCCGGAGACACAGGCCCGCAGGTTCCCGCCGAACGCCTCGCGGATCTTCGCGAAGACCAGCGCGTCGGCCACCTTGTGCTTCGCGCTCAGGCCGAAGGGCGCGGAGGCGACCCCGGTGCGCCGGAAGTTGTCCTGGGTGGCCTTGGCGTACTCGCGGCCCACCTCGGCCGCCCACTGGAAGATCTTGTACTTGGCGCCGCCGCCCGCACGGGCCTTCGCCGCGACCCCGTTGTAGACCTTCTCGAAGATGCGCGGGACGGCCGCCATGTACGTCGGCTGCACGACCGGCAGATTCTCGATGATCTTGTCGACGCGGCCGTCGACGGCGGTGACGTGACCGACCTCGATCTGCCCGGAGG is a genomic window containing:
- a CDS encoding AMP-dependent synthetase/ligase; translation: MSDTQTLIENRPPSVATLFLERVAATPDAEAYRYPVPAAAGQSPDEWKSLTWAQAAERVHAIAAGLIELGVQPEQRVALASSTRLDWILADLGIMCAGAATTTVYPQTNADESAFILSDSESRVLIAEDAAQLAKAVEKRGELPSLTHVVVIDPAGVETGDFVLTLTELEARGAARLEKDPDLIKERVGAITKDQLATLIYTSGTTGRPKGVRLPHDNWAYMAKAIAATGLISGEDVQYLWLPLAHVFGKVLTSGQIEVGHVTAVDGRVDKIIENLPVVQPTYMAAVPRIFEKVYNGVAAKARAGGGAKYKIFQWAAEVGREYAKATQDNFRRTGVASAPFGLSAKHKVADALVFAKIREAFGGNLRACVSGSAALAPEIGYFFAGAGIHILEGYGLTESSAASFVNPGEAYRTGTVGKPLPGTEVRIADDGEILLRGPGIMEGYHGLPEKTAEVLEADGWFHTGDIGELSPDGYLRITDRKKDLIKTSGGKYIAPAEVEGQFKAVCPYVSNILVHGADRNFCTALIALDEVSILEWAKENGLEGKPYAEVVAAPVTVSMVEGYVKQLNEGLQRWQTIKKFRLLPRDLDVEHGEITPSLKLKRPVVEREYKHLIEEMYAGSREA